The Solea solea chromosome 15, fSolSol10.1, whole genome shotgun sequence genome segment cagtcagtcagtcagtcagtcaattaGTAAGTTAGTTGGTGAGGTAGTTAGTtatacagtcagtcagttaggtaggtaggtagatagtcAGTTAGTTTGTTCGTTTTTAACTATATTGAAAAGAGGACAAAGTATCTTACTAAActatagttagttagttagtggtGTACTTTGTGAGGTAGTTACTTATATAGTTagtcagtcagccagtcagttaGTTAGGTAGGTGGTTAGTTATTTAGTGGGATAGCTAGTTATACAGTCAGTCAGGtagttagtttgtttttaactaTGTTGAAAAGAGGACAGAGTCTCTCGGTAACTAGGCAAACCTCTTCTGGACACAAACTCTTTGACGTCCTCATGTCTGACAGAGACTGAGGTCCATCAGGACCAAGTTGTCtcaccacaacaacagcagttATTTACAGACCAGAGTTGTCCTCTGATTGTCACCATTCACTGCTGTTTTTGCACTGCCAACCAGCAAATTGCTCACTGTGTTGACATATCACACAGTTTCCATGTTGCACTTTTCCATATTACATCCAtactttttgattgattgaaaaTACCTTTTAATAGTCTttaatttgtatgtttttgtattattctcCGTCTCCTACACTTACaagtaaaaaataattgaatCTGATTTTATAACatcgtcaacaacaacaataataataataatcgcaTGACTTAATTGATGACCTTATTGCAGCTCCCGCGGTTCATTTGCACAAAACCCCTCTTTGTCAGAATTGCTGTGTTCAACGTGACGCTCGTGACATCAGCCTTTACAGCCGACGACGCAATCGTGCGTCGTGCTTCtatttttacacttaaaaaGATGTGTGTGAACagcggtgctgctgctgctgctgcaacggGCTTCAGATTCCGAGAGAGGGAACACCAAAAAGCCACAGAGAAGTGAAACAGCGAGAAGAAAACTCCTTTATCGTGGCTTTTTACGCAAAGATGCCCATGATGTCAGCGCGCAATGGCGCAGCAGGGAAACCCTGAGAGCAGTGAGAGCAGTGGTACGGCATGGAATGGAAAGAGTGCTTTAAAAAGTACCGCAGCGCTTCACACGAGGAGAAACCTCCCGCTGTGACCCCGTTCCCTCCGAGAGCACTTTCAAATTTTCCGGGAGATATCGAAATGAGCGTGGCATCTCTGTGACCTCATTGTGGACGCCGCGAAGATCGTTTGGATCCCGGAGAGGCTGCATCACAGTGTAGTATTGGACTCACATGGTTTGCGGCTAAAGACTGTAGATGCACTCACCCAAAGTGTGGATATTTGAGTGGAAGCGCCATGGACGCAGCAGACATAGTCGCCTCCTTGTTGGTTTCGGGGATAATTCTGGTGTCGCTGCTGTCCAACGCTGTGGTGCTGATCTGCTTTCTGTGCAACCCGGAGATCCGCAAGCAGGCGCCCGCTCTTTTCATCCTCAACTTGACCTTTTGCAACCTGTTGCTCAGCGTGTCCAACATGCCAGTCACTCTGGTCGGGCTCCTGGCCGCGGGCCACCCCGGAGGCAGCAGCGTCTTCTGCCAGATTGTGGGTTTCCTGGACACTTTCCTCACCACGAACGCCATGCTGAGCATGGGAGCTCTCAGCATCGACAGGTGGCTGGCGGTGGTGTTCCCACTCAGCTACCACTCGAGGATGCGCCACCGGGACGCAGTGATGGCGCTGGGATACACGTGGACACACTCTCTTTGCTTCTCAATAGTTGGCACCTGGCGCTCCTGGGTCGGGTACCACCACGTGTACGCCTCGTGCACCCTCTGCAGCGCCAGGGCGAATGGAACTCAGTTCATCATTTTCACCGTGTCTCTGCACTCGCTCACTTTCCTGCTGACGCTCATCGTGCTGTGTGTAACTTATCTGAAAGTGCTGAAAGTTGCACGGTCTCACTGTAAACGCATTGACGTGATCACTATGCAGacgctggtgctgctggtggaCATTCACCCCAGGTAAACAATCATTAGAGACACATTCAGTCCAACTATTGGCTTTATga includes the following:
- the LOC131474345 gene encoding G-protein coupled receptor 26-like, which gives rise to MDAADIVASLLVSGIILVSLLSNAVVLICFLCNPEIRKQAPALFILNLTFCNLLLSVSNMPVTLVGLLAAGHPGGSSVFCQIVGFLDTFLTTNAMLSMGALSIDRWLAVVFPLSYHSRMRHRDAVMALGYTWTHSLCFSIVGTWRSWVGYHHVYASCTLCSARANGTQFIIFTVSLHSLTFLLTLIVLCVTYLKVLKVARSHCKRIDVITMQTLVLLVDIHPSVRQKCLDEQRRRRQRATKKISTFIGTFVVCFTPYVITRMVELFCPAPISPHWGVLSKCLAYSKAASDPFVYSLLRHQYKKACSLLANKVLKRSPLNSSFGTENNTRRSVNIVGAANNSQPPANKPIIQ